A part of Planctomycetia bacterium genomic DNA contains:
- a CDS encoding sigma-70 family RNA polymerase sigma factor, translating into MNTPSPHPDLPLDRYRSYLLLLARLQLDGRAQSKLDPSDVVQQTLLEAHAKQGQFQGNEDGLAAWLRRSLANNLKDALRALRRGKRDVRRETSLEAAMDHSSLQLAAMLPAEGASPSRQASRNEDLLLLACTLERLPEAQRQAVMLHHLHGWPLAEVAATLGRTDAATAGLLHRGLKRLRELMSSETQS; encoded by the coding sequence ATGAACACCCCGTCGCCCCACCCCGACCTGCCGCTCGACCGCTATCGGTCGTACCTGCTGCTTTTGGCCCGCTTGCAACTCGACGGGCGGGCTCAAAGCAAGCTCGATCCCTCGGACGTCGTGCAGCAAACGCTGCTGGAAGCGCATGCCAAGCAGGGCCAATTCCAAGGCAACGAGGACGGACTCGCCGCATGGTTGCGACGCTCGCTCGCCAACAATCTTAAGGATGCGCTGCGAGCCCTACGGCGCGGCAAGCGCGATGTGCGACGTGAAACCTCGCTCGAAGCGGCCATGGATCATTCGTCGTTGCAACTCGCGGCCATGTTGCCGGCCGAGGGAGCCTCTCCCAGTCGGCAAGCTAGCCGCAACGAAGACTTGCTGCTCTTGGCTTGCACGCTCGAGCGGCTTCCCGAGGCCCAACGTCAGGCGGTTATGCTGCATCATTTGCATGGCTGGCCTTTGGCCGAAGTGGCCGCCACGCTCGGTCGAACCGATGCGGCGACGGCCGGTCTGCTGCATCGCGGCTTGAAGCGCTTGCGGGAACTCATGTCGTCGGAAACCCAGTCATGA
- a CDS encoding serine/threonine protein kinase, giving the protein MNAFSSDPTSSPEERLERVLAEYLRQVEAGIEVDRQALIAAHPELADDLQSFFRNHDEIERLAKPLRRGSSSSGDDPTVGLVETPNVEDHRVRYFGDYELLAEIARGGMGVVYKARQLSLNRLVALKMILAGQFASKADVDRFQQEAEHAANLDHPNIVPIYEIGVHEGRHYFSMKLIEGSNLRSELPRLQKDLTVGIRLMSEAARAVHHAHQRGVLHRDLKPNNILIDRDGEPHITDFGLARRVEGDSDLTQSGAIVGTPSYMAPEQARGEKQLSTAADVYSLGAILYELLAGRPPFKAATPMETIVQVVSQDPERPSTTLHRIDRDLETTALKCLEKDPRRRYDSAAALADDLDRWLRGEPILARPVGRWERTARWCRRNPLIAGLTATVAVSLVLGMLVSSYFAAAARRSAEEARHEQLRAEANADLAQQQKLRADLKADAALQASNMLLAEKVLGDRSLYAARMNLVQRNWEAHRMREVLEGLGRPSRIDPLEWSTEQLRAGLLPPPRRDLRGFEWFYWERRFHSERLNLKEPLAPSAHPSGARAVAFSPNGLKIATGGDDRLLKLWNASDGRLLHSLRGHKDSLNHVAFSADGTRVVSAGGAADGVKVWDVATGKLLNTFVVSSGEIKLVPWQVAFHPDGSRLAVASYDESIRVWDLATGKELPSLNAHAGGFSSLAYSPEGKHLAAGSFERGTITLWDATDGKLLQTLEGHQGKVADVEFSSDGTRLASAGWDKTVRLWNVADGKQLNVFKRHTDFVHGVAFSPNGKRLASGGQDATACIWDLPNGGNELLIQGGIYAVSGISFSPDGAHLATAHLDGDVKIWDAALGQESRVLAEEPNAPLSCVACSPNSQWIATAGSGSIVNVWNRKQERVHRFTGHVGRITSVVFSPDDRYVVSAGNDRTIRVWDLASGKQKAVWNGHKLPINSIALSADGRWLASAAGDPFRRGEPSESQAELKLWDFATGNEVRNLIGHKQAVVSVAFRSDGKQLASIGADESGVMLWDTINGSGMKTPAVPNKALHSVTYSPDGRQLAVSSQDGTAQIFDIESGRLLWTLDGHAASVLSVAYSPDGRRLATAGRDKTVRLWDVDSGQEVLTLSGHTGPVSAVVFSADGNRLISAGHDGAARIWEATR; this is encoded by the coding sequence ATGAACGCTTTCTCATCGGACCCGACCTCGTCGCCTGAAGAGCGCTTAGAGCGCGTCTTGGCGGAGTATCTCCGTCAGGTCGAGGCCGGCATCGAGGTCGATCGCCAAGCGCTCATCGCAGCGCATCCGGAATTGGCCGACGATCTACAGTCGTTCTTCCGCAACCACGACGAGATCGAGCGGCTCGCGAAGCCGCTCCGCAGGGGCTCGTCTTCCTCGGGCGACGATCCTACGGTCGGGCTCGTCGAGACTCCGAACGTCGAAGACCATCGCGTGCGCTACTTCGGCGACTATGAACTGCTGGCCGAAATCGCTCGCGGCGGCATGGGGGTCGTCTATAAGGCTCGGCAGTTGTCGTTGAATCGGCTCGTCGCTTTGAAGATGATCCTCGCCGGACAATTTGCTTCGAAAGCCGACGTCGATCGCTTTCAGCAAGAGGCCGAGCATGCGGCCAACCTCGATCATCCGAATATCGTGCCGATCTATGAAATCGGCGTCCATGAAGGCCGACATTATTTCAGCATGAAGCTGATCGAGGGGAGCAATCTCCGCAGCGAACTTCCGCGCTTGCAAAAAGATCTGACGGTCGGCATTCGCTTGATGTCCGAAGCGGCTCGTGCCGTGCATCATGCACATCAGCGGGGCGTGCTGCATCGCGATCTCAAGCCGAACAACATCTTGATCGATCGCGACGGCGAACCCCATATCACCGATTTCGGTCTTGCCAGGCGCGTCGAAGGAGACAGCGACCTCACGCAATCGGGCGCGATCGTCGGCACGCCGAGCTACATGGCCCCGGAACAAGCCCGAGGGGAAAAACAGCTTTCGACGGCGGCCGATGTCTATAGTTTAGGTGCGATCCTTTATGAGTTGCTCGCCGGTCGGCCGCCGTTCAAAGCGGCGACCCCGATGGAAACGATCGTGCAGGTTGTTTCGCAAGATCCCGAACGCCCAAGCACGACGTTGCATCGGATCGATCGCGACTTGGAGACGACCGCGCTGAAGTGCCTCGAGAAAGATCCGCGACGCCGCTACGACTCAGCGGCGGCGCTCGCCGACGATTTGGATCGCTGGCTCCGCGGTGAACCGATTCTCGCGCGACCCGTCGGCCGCTGGGAACGGACGGCGCGCTGGTGCCGCCGCAATCCGCTCATCGCCGGGCTCACGGCGACGGTCGCCGTGTCGCTGGTGCTGGGCATGCTCGTGTCGTCATACTTCGCTGCCGCGGCCCGGCGTAGCGCCGAGGAAGCTCGACATGAGCAGTTGCGGGCCGAGGCGAATGCCGACTTGGCACAGCAACAAAAACTTCGGGCCGATCTCAAAGCGGACGCTGCACTGCAGGCGTCGAATATGCTGTTGGCGGAAAAAGTACTCGGCGATCGGAGCCTCTATGCGGCGCGGATGAACCTCGTGCAGCGGAATTGGGAAGCGCATCGAATGCGCGAAGTGCTGGAAGGATTAGGGCGGCCGTCGCGCATCGATCCGCTGGAATGGAGCACGGAGCAATTGCGAGCCGGCCTGCTGCCCCCTCCGCGCCGCGATTTGCGCGGCTTCGAATGGTTTTATTGGGAGCGACGCTTTCACTCGGAGCGATTGAATCTCAAAGAGCCTCTCGCTCCGAGTGCTCATCCCTCCGGCGCGCGGGCCGTGGCCTTCAGTCCCAACGGTTTGAAGATCGCCACCGGGGGCGACGACCGCTTGCTCAAGCTTTGGAATGCGAGCGATGGGCGGTTATTGCATTCCCTACGCGGCCATAAAGACTCGCTCAACCACGTCGCTTTTAGTGCCGACGGAACGCGCGTGGTTTCGGCCGGCGGCGCGGCCGATGGTGTTAAAGTTTGGGACGTTGCCACCGGCAAGCTCTTGAACACCTTCGTCGTAAGCAGCGGCGAAATCAAGCTTGTCCCTTGGCAGGTTGCCTTTCATCCCGACGGCTCGCGCTTGGCCGTCGCATCGTACGACGAATCGATCCGTGTTTGGGATCTCGCGACCGGTAAGGAACTACCGTCGCTGAATGCCCATGCCGGCGGCTTCTCGTCGCTGGCTTATAGCCCTGAAGGGAAACATCTCGCGGCGGGGAGCTTCGAGCGTGGGACGATCACCCTCTGGGACGCAACCGACGGCAAACTACTTCAAACACTCGAAGGGCATCAAGGCAAAGTCGCCGATGTCGAGTTCAGCTCCGACGGCACCCGACTTGCCTCGGCCGGTTGGGACAAGACCGTACGCTTATGGAATGTCGCCGACGGAAAACAATTGAACGTATTCAAGCGGCATACGGACTTTGTTCACGGCGTGGCGTTCAGTCCCAACGGTAAGCGGCTTGCTTCCGGTGGGCAAGATGCGACCGCGTGCATCTGGGATCTCCCGAACGGCGGTAACGAACTGCTTATTCAAGGTGGGATCTACGCCGTCTCCGGGATCTCCTTTTCGCCCGACGGAGCGCATCTGGCGACGGCGCACCTCGACGGCGATGTGAAGATTTGGGACGCCGCTCTAGGCCAAGAGTCGCGCGTATTGGCCGAGGAACCGAACGCGCCACTCTCATGCGTGGCGTGTAGCCCGAACTCTCAATGGATCGCCACGGCCGGCAGCGGTTCGATCGTGAACGTGTGGAACCGCAAGCAAGAACGGGTGCATCGCTTCACAGGGCATGTCGGTCGCATTACGTCGGTCGTGTTTAGCCCCGACGACCGCTATGTCGTCTCCGCCGGAAATGATCGCACGATTCGGGTATGGGATCTCGCGTCGGGTAAACAGAAGGCCGTTTGGAACGGACACAAGCTTCCGATCAACAGCATCGCGCTGAGCGCCGACGGCCGCTGGCTGGCCTCGGCGGCCGGCGACCCCTTTCGTCGCGGTGAGCCTAGCGAATCGCAAGCCGAGCTGAAGCTTTGGGATTTCGCCACCGGTAACGAAGTCCGAAACTTGATCGGTCACAAACAGGCGGTGGTCTCGGTTGCTTTTCGTTCCGACGGCAAGCAACTCGCGTCCATCGGTGCCGACGAGAGCGGCGTTATGCTTTGGGACACGATCAACGGGAGCGGAATGAAGACGCCGGCGGTTCCGAACAAAGCGCTGCACAGCGTCACCTATAGTCCCGATGGTCGGCAGCTCGCCGTGTCGTCGCAAGACGGCACGGCGCAAATTTTCGACATCGAAAGCGGCCGACTGCTGTGGACGCTCGACGGACATGCCGCTTCCGTTCTTTCCGTCGCGTATAGTCCCGACGGCCGCCGACTGGCGACTGCCGGCCGCGATAAGACCGTTCGACTTTGGGACGTCGACTCCGGTCAAGAGGTGCTGACCCTCTCAGGACATACGGGTCCGGTCAGCGCCGTGGTTTTCAGCGCGGATGGCAATCGCCTGATCTCGGCCGGCCACGACGGCGCGGCAAGAATCTGGGAGGCGACGCGCTAA
- a CDS encoding amidohydrolase family protein gives MHRIVIALAVVCLGASTAQGATLIHAGRLIDGRNDEPRSEVTIVVAEGKIVRVADGYLKPEPSDKLIDLTDHTVMPGLMDMHTHLQSQHSKETYTERFFMEQADYALRSTVYARATLMAGFTTVRDLGDNGVNSIALRKAIEQKWIPGPRIFTAGKSLATTGGHADPSNAVRGEYRRDPGPLEGVVNGADDARKAVRQRYKDGSDLIKLTATGGVLSLAANGLNPQFTDEELRAVVATAHDYGMTVAVHAHGSEGMKRAVLAGVDSIEHGTFMTDEIMTLMKDRGTYWVPTNMAGEWVAKKAEEAGYFPEIVRPKAAAIGPQMAATFAKGYAAGVKIAFGTDSGVSPHGENAHEFELMVAGGMPPMKAIQAATIVAARLLKIDDRLGSIEEKKLADLVAVKGNPLAEIGLMKSVVFVMKDGVVFKGP, from the coding sequence ATGCACCGCATCGTCATCGCACTCGCCGTCGTCTGCCTGGGGGCTTCGACGGCGCAAGGAGCCACGCTGATTCATGCCGGCCGACTCATCGACGGACGCAACGACGAGCCGCGCTCCGAAGTCACGATCGTCGTCGCCGAGGGAAAGATCGTGCGCGTGGCCGACGGCTACTTGAAGCCCGAGCCGAGCGACAAGCTGATCGATCTGACCGACCACACGGTAATGCCTGGTCTGATGGATATGCATACGCATCTGCAATCGCAGCACTCGAAAGAAACGTATACCGAGCGCTTCTTTATGGAGCAGGCCGACTATGCCTTGCGCTCCACGGTTTACGCGCGAGCAACGCTGATGGCCGGGTTCACGACGGTGCGCGACCTCGGCGACAACGGCGTCAACTCGATCGCGCTGCGCAAAGCGATCGAGCAGAAATGGATTCCCGGCCCGAGGATCTTCACGGCGGGGAAGTCCCTCGCCACGACCGGAGGACATGCCGACCCGAGCAATGCCGTGCGCGGCGAGTATCGCCGCGATCCCGGTCCGCTCGAAGGGGTCGTGAACGGGGCCGACGATGCTCGCAAGGCCGTTCGTCAGCGCTACAAAGACGGCTCCGATCTGATCAAGCTGACTGCGACGGGGGGCGTGCTCAGCTTGGCCGCGAACGGGCTGAATCCGCAATTCACGGACGAAGAACTGCGAGCCGTCGTTGCGACGGCGCACGACTACGGCATGACCGTCGCCGTGCATGCCCACGGCAGCGAAGGAATGAAACGCGCGGTGCTCGCCGGCGTCGACTCGATCGAACATGGAACGTTCATGACCGACGAGATTATGACCTTGATGAAAGATCGCGGCACGTATTGGGTGCCGACGAACATGGCCGGCGAATGGGTGGCGAAGAAGGCCGAAGAGGCAGGCTACTTTCCGGAGATCGTGCGCCCGAAAGCCGCCGCGATCGGTCCGCAGATGGCCGCCACGTTCGCGAAGGGCTATGCCGCGGGAGTGAAGATCGCCTTCGGCACCGATTCCGGCGTGTCGCCGCACGGGGAAAATGCTCATGAATTCGAGCTCATGGTCGCCGGCGGCATGCCGCCGATGAAGGCCATTCAAGCGGCGACGATCGTCGCGGCGCGGCTGCTCAAGATCGACGACCGGCTCGGCTCGATCGAAGAAAAGAAACTTGCCGATCTCGTCGCTGTGAAGGGAAACCCACTGGCTGAGATCGGTCTGATGAAGTCCGTCGTGTTCGTCATGAAAGACGGGGTTGTGTTCAAAGGACCCTAG
- a CDS encoding sigma-70 family RNA polymerase sigma factor — protein sequence MDVDKHRQFAERVVRTQQRVFRYLVSLVPNRADAEELFQQTCLTLWENWERYDPALDFLPWACGIAHNHVRNFHRKRQNTQVQLELDVVDMLAARSCELRRTDDDKLAALRQCLAQLNDPNRLLIEGYYGGKTVPEIAAQRSATPNAVYKLLHRIRETLHDCVSMRLARGIG from the coding sequence ATGGACGTCGACAAGCACCGACAATTCGCCGAGCGCGTGGTGCGAACCCAGCAGCGCGTGTTTCGCTATCTGGTGTCGTTGGTGCCTAATCGGGCCGACGCCGAGGAGTTGTTTCAGCAGACCTGCCTGACCTTGTGGGAGAATTGGGAACGCTACGATCCGGCTCTCGATTTTCTTCCCTGGGCCTGCGGCATCGCGCACAACCACGTCCGAAACTTCCACCGCAAGCGACAGAACACGCAGGTGCAACTCGAGCTGGATGTCGTCGATATGCTCGCCGCGCGCAGTTGCGAGTTGCGTCGCACCGACGACGACAAGCTTGCGGCGCTGCGACAATGCCTCGCTCAGTTGAACGACCCGAATCGACTGCTCATCGAAGGCTATTACGGCGGCAAGACGGTGCCCGAGATCGCGGCTCAGCGGTCGGCGACACCCAACGCCGTCTACAAGCTTTTGCATCGCATTCGCGAGACGTTGCACGATTGCGTCTCGATGCGTCTCGCGAGAGGAATAGGCTAA
- a CDS encoding SMP-30/gluconolactonase/LRE family protein: MKHLFNFLLVVAICAVARLQAADVLNPNHPDRNVQPGVPQGKVTSGVFAESSIFPGTRRDYSVYVPAQYNADKPASLMVFMDGNGYAKVDGSFRVPVVFDNLIHQKAMPVTIAVFVSPGTVAATKPGAKDRSNRSFEYDSMGDRYAKFLVDDFLPVALKNLNVSTDPKQRAVCGISSGGICAFTAAWEKPEQFGKVLSHIGSFTNIRGGWAYPGLIRKTKAAPKPIKIYLQDGKDDLNNLFGNWPLANEDLAAALRFAGYEHKFVMTDGGHSGTWGGDRLPEALRWLWSEQASAVVPPTPAPAAPKWQPHPDAVVRDDVPHGTVESMPAWESKVFPGTTRDWAVYVPAQYKKEQPAALMIFQDGHNYRDEKGRWRVPVVFDNLIARGDMPPTIAVFINPGHDASKGKPKNPWSVSNRSFEYDGLGDRYARFLLEEIIPEVEKRYTLSKDPEMRAICGASSGGICSFTVAWERPDAFRKVLSTIGSFTNIRGGNVYPSLIRKTDPKPLRVYLADTSGDVDNAFGSWPWSNKLMASALQYMGYDTRFDWAEGYSHSSDHGGALFPDAVKWLWRKEKPQVVVDTKGDLKGDMTLLRLLAPGQAWELVAENLGFADAPLTDAQGNFYFSDMKAPAVYQVAAADGKRTELVKESVSGLEFGPDGLLYGCQGAKSRVISIDPKSGVVKEVATNVTPNDLAATADGFLYITETKQQRVTRINLKTGEATPVDTGIARPNGITLSNDGGTLAVSDSGSENVWTFRVNTDGALDAKMPTMTMRLPIDPQGEFKHNEPPPYQAASRGDGMAVDKSGRYYVTSAVGVQVFDPTGRECGVLPKPNEAMPLTSCVLAGPNHEYLYVTNGDKVFRRKLKVD; this comes from the coding sequence ATGAAACACTTATTCAACTTTCTCCTCGTCGTCGCGATTTGCGCCGTAGCACGGCTTCAGGCCGCCGACGTTCTCAACCCGAACCATCCCGACCGCAACGTGCAGCCCGGTGTGCCGCAAGGAAAAGTTACGTCGGGCGTATTCGCGGAAAGCAGTATCTTTCCGGGCACGCGTCGCGACTACAGCGTTTACGTTCCTGCGCAATACAACGCCGATAAGCCCGCTAGTCTGATGGTGTTCATGGACGGCAACGGCTACGCGAAGGTCGACGGTTCGTTTCGCGTGCCCGTCGTGTTCGATAATCTGATCCACCAAAAAGCGATGCCCGTCACCATCGCCGTGTTCGTCAGCCCGGGCACCGTCGCCGCGACGAAGCCCGGCGCGAAAGACCGGAGCAATCGTTCGTTCGAATACGATTCGATGGGAGATCGCTATGCGAAGTTTCTCGTCGACGATTTCTTACCGGTGGCGCTCAAGAATCTCAACGTCTCCACGGATCCGAAGCAGCGCGCGGTGTGTGGGATATCGTCGGGCGGCATCTGCGCCTTCACCGCTGCTTGGGAAAAGCCTGAGCAGTTCGGCAAAGTGCTCAGCCACATCGGCAGCTTCACGAACATTCGCGGAGGTTGGGCCTATCCCGGTTTGATTCGCAAGACGAAAGCCGCTCCGAAACCGATCAAGATCTATCTTCAAGACGGCAAAGACGATCTCAACAACCTCTTCGGCAATTGGCCGTTGGCGAACGAAGACCTCGCCGCGGCCTTGCGCTTCGCCGGATACGAACATAAGTTCGTGATGACCGACGGCGGCCACAGCGGAACATGGGGCGGCGACCGACTTCCCGAGGCGCTGCGCTGGTTATGGTCCGAGCAAGCTTCTGCGGTAGTGCCGCCGACGCCGGCGCCGGCCGCTCCGAAGTGGCAACCGCATCCGGATGCCGTCGTGCGCGACGACGTGCCTCACGGCACCGTGGAATCGATGCCGGCTTGGGAATCCAAAGTCTTCCCCGGCACCACGCGCGATTGGGCCGTTTACGTTCCGGCTCAATATAAGAAAGAGCAGCCCGCGGCGCTGATGATCTTTCAAGACGGCCATAACTATCGCGACGAGAAGGGGCGCTGGCGCGTGCCCGTCGTGTTCGACAACCTGATCGCGCGAGGCGATATGCCGCCGACGATCGCCGTGTTCATCAATCCCGGCCACGATGCGTCGAAGGGAAAGCCGAAGAATCCGTGGAGCGTTTCCAACCGCAGTTTCGAATACGACGGCCTCGGCGACCGCTATGCGCGATTCCTGCTGGAAGAAATCATTCCCGAAGTCGAGAAACGCTACACGTTGTCGAAAGACCCTGAAATGCGGGCCATCTGCGGTGCGAGCTCCGGCGGCATCTGTTCGTTTACCGTTGCCTGGGAGCGGCCGGATGCTTTCCGCAAAGTCCTTTCCACGATCGGCAGCTTCACGAATATCCGTGGGGGCAATGTCTACCCGTCGTTGATTCGCAAGACCGATCCCAAGCCGCTGCGCGTGTACCTCGCCGATACCAGCGGTGACGTCGACAATGCCTTCGGCAGCTGGCCCTGGTCGAACAAACTGATGGCTTCCGCGCTGCAATACATGGGCTACGACACCCGATTCGATTGGGCCGAAGGATACTCGCACAGTAGCGATCACGGCGGCGCACTGTTTCCCGATGCCGTGAAGTGGCTCTGGCGTAAAGAGAAGCCTCAAGTCGTGGTGGACACCAAGGGAGATCTTAAAGGAGACATGACGTTGCTTCGTCTCCTCGCTCCCGGCCAAGCGTGGGAGCTCGTCGCCGAGAACTTAGGCTTCGCCGATGCTCCGCTGACCGATGCCCAAGGCAACTTCTATTTCTCCGACATGAAAGCTCCGGCGGTTTATCAGGTCGCCGCCGCCGACGGCAAGCGCACGGAACTCGTGAAGGAGTCGGTAAGCGGCTTGGAGTTCGGTCCCGACGGCTTGCTCTACGGTTGCCAAGGAGCGAAGAGTCGCGTGATCTCGATCGACCCGAAGTCCGGCGTTGTCAAAGAGGTCGCCACGAACGTAACGCCGAACGACTTGGCGGCGACGGCCGATGGGTTTCTCTACATCACGGAAACGAAGCAACAACGCGTGACCCGCATCAACCTCAAGACCGGCGAAGCGACTCCCGTCGACACGGGCATCGCTCGCCCCAACGGCATTACGCTTTCCAACGATGGAGGAACGCTCGCGGTTTCCGATTCGGGCAGCGAGAACGTTTGGACCTTCCGCGTGAATACAGACGGCGCGCTCGATGCGAAGATGCCGACCATGACGATGCGCCTCCCGATCGACCCGCAGGGAGAGTTCAAACATAACGAACCTCCGCCGTACCAAGCCGCGTCGCGCGGCGACGGGATGGCCGTCGACAAATCGGGCCGCTACTACGTTACGTCGGCCGTCGGCGTGCAGGTCTTCGATCCGACAGGTCGCGAGTGCGGGGTGCTTCCGAAACCGAACGAAGCGATGCCTCTGACGAGTTGCGTCCTCGCCGGACCGAACCACGAATATCTGTATGTGACCAATGGCGACAAAGTGTTCCGCCGTAAGCTCAAGGTGGATTAA